A single genomic interval of Halichondria panicea chromosome 2, odHalPani1.1, whole genome shotgun sequence harbors:
- the LOC135331871 gene encoding uncharacterized protein LOC135331871 isoform X1 (The sequence of the model RefSeq protein was modified relative to this genomic sequence to represent the inferred CDS: added 69 bases not found in genome assembly), with protein sequence MSARETALFISPNSASDLRWKDKSAMSSMEDSPLTPTKDSEELEDYSEQDRLQESDSPPTPKRRCLQTPLQDSQPDTPLSTVEYPQDLDYIITPMDIRCTNAHEKALCFLDLSQLDEFVERLNEIRQCPEPACRGNLVPTSVKRGIGGAATITYNCDGCRGQELTLDTCKVQEDGRNSEITRALHVAFIISGCTFTTYTKVLRYSLGIQSTYDDRFQDTIRTMHPVVKKMVDEMCTEAKEAMKQMKPEELGSWKRAVTVADGAWMTRGHHSKNFTFSIRNYFTGELLFRIHLSQKGGDNLYKGTSKGAEGYAARKLFQQAKEEGMKLEINRQDDDSSTSKAIRGIYEDVEIMMCRGHEGRSHLNQLKKLMQMKAFTSTMFKSHQNHIADIQNKPCSCSGKKHKKGCGCFTDQFIKNSRNLFSKILSNSESKEEFEKKTRSLYHHAIDEHVWDGGSCDFHALKVCSCGECPDKTNFVCEGQEYHTRDKLTCPFHMMAYRTEIEHRARKSSSLIHPELKAGHTNSMESSHNILIRFRQKHISLEKSHYELSTELGLLQANLTSMRKNKGPHYHWIPVLYQRLGLPLYTGIEDALEKYGKSRDKQLREIKEDKHKKRRIRYKVKRKMDREERIKWSKKLGDAYGCEWRRKRTEKDQAATKLCKCGSSEHRNKSHRDCPLNKRHASRDARSHPKSEKQGPSSAESDENNGTDASVNRDSSDSSESDFEDQILHAERGECICPNPKAHKRNCPAGNRNRGKRLFQTFKPGDKVAIHVTRLSGKHLVCRIAQVTNKRYTLHSKRGTLLKRFGGSELHKLGEDEGYEIPLDNWRQSEVVSTRALQEEDMVSCSCAIDTPDYLYVEDDDSEEDPDTQQGDNTIQTSIYCLSSTDINKIDRPTGWLNDIVITASQHLLYQHFPHIEGLQPPTLQAIRGFNVNKGEFVQILNVSNMHWCVVSTVGCSPGQVNVYDTMYRSVQKSTIPIIASLMLCTLPNLTINMMDVGRQTNGSDCGVLAIAIAYDLCAGNDPLTVVYEHTSTRQHLKESLKKCCFDRFPIRNSRTSTGVIHAEHVSLYCTCRMPEESIEDDPMAECDVCKGWYHRSCLSIPNEVFQVDGVEWKCEACTEQS encoded by the exons TCTGCGATGTCCAGCATGGAAGACTCGCCTCTCACCCCAACAAAGGACTCAGAG GAACTTGAAGACTACTCTGAACAGGACAGGCTACAAGAGTCCGACTCGCCCCCTACTCCAAAGAGGAGATGTCTACAG ACCCCCCTTCAGGATTCGCAACCAGACACACCCCTCTCCACTGTGGAATACCCTCAAGATTTGGACTACATTATAACACCAATGGACATAAGATGTACTAATGCGCATGAAAAGGCGCTTTGTTTTCTTGATTTGAGCCAGTTGGACGAGTTTGTTGAACGCCTCAATGAGATTCGTCAGTGCCCTGAACCAGCTTGTAGGGGTAACCTTGTTCCCACCTCAGTCAAGAGGGGAATAGGTGGAGCTGCAACAATAACATACAATTGTGACGGATGCCGAGGACAAGAGCTCACACTGGACACGTGCAAGGTACAAGAAGATGGAAGGAACAGTGAGATCACACGAGCACTGCATGTCGCCTTCATCATCAGTGGGTGTACCTTCACAACCTACACCAAGGTCTTACGCTACTCGCTGGGAATTCAGTCCACATACGACGACCGGTTTCAAGACACTATTCGCACTATGCACCCAGTGGTCAAAAAAATGGTGGATGAGATGTGCACAGAAGCCAAAGAGGCCATGAAACAAATGAAACCAGAAGAGCTAGGATCGTGGAAGagagccgtcactgttgcagatGGAGCATGGATGACAAGAGGTCATCATTCGAAGAACTTTACTTTCAGCATTAGAAATTATTTCACAG GTGAATTGCTGTTTCGAATACATCTGTCTCAAAAGGGCGGAGACAATCTGTACAAGGGGACGTCCAAGGGAGCGGAGGGCTATGCAGCCAGGAAACTCTTCCAGCAAGCCAAAGAAGAGGGGATGAAATTGGAAATAAACCGGCAG GATGATGACTCCTCCACCTCAAAGGCCATAAGAGGTATCTACGAGGACGTAGAAATAATGATGTGTCGTGGACACGAGGGAAGGTCTCATCTCAATCAGTTGAAAAAGCTGATGCAAATGAAAGCGTTCACCTCTACAATGTTTAAAAGTCATCAAAATCACATTGCGGACATACAGAACAAGCCCTGCTCCTGTTCTGGAAAAAAGCACAAGAAAGGCTGCGGATGTTTCACTGACCAGTTCATCAAAAACTCCAGAAATTTGTTCTCAAAAATTCTGTCGAACAGCGAGTCCAAAGAGGAATTTGAAAAAAAAACCCGTAGTCTCTACCATCATGCAATTGATGAACACGTGTGGGATGGCGGATCTTGCGATTTTCACGCCCTAAAAGTGTGCAGCTGTGGAGAGTGCCCCGACAAAACAAACTTTGTGTGCGAGGGACAAGAGTACCACACACGGGATAAGCTGACATGTCCTTTCCATATGATGGCCTACAGGACGGAGATTGAGCACAGGGCTCGAAAGTCATCATCGCTGATCCACCCAGAACTAAAAGCAGGGCACACAAACTCGATGGAATCATCACACAACATCCTAATTCGATTTAGGCAGAAGCACATCTCCTTGGAAAAGAGTCACTACGAGCTCTCCACAGAGCTGGGCCTCCTTCAAGCCAACCTTACCTCAATGAGAAAAAACAAAGGACCTCATTACCACTGGATTCCTGTGCTGTACCAAAGGTTGGGGCTGCCCCTCTATACAGGAATTGAGGATGCTCTGGAGAAGTACGGAAAATCCAGAGACAAGCAATTGAGAGAAATCAAAGAGGATAAGCACAAGAAGAGAAGGATACGATATAAGGTTAAGAGAAAGATGGACAGGGAAGAAAGAATAAAGTGGTCAAAGAAACTCGGTGATGCATACGGTTGTGAATGGAGGAGAAAGAGAACAGAGAAGGATCAAGCTGCCACGAAACTCTGCAAGTGTGGCTCCAGCGAACACAGAAACAAATCTCACAGAGACTGCCCACTGAACAAGCGACACGCAAGCAG GGATGCCAGAAGTCATCCTAAATCAGAGAAACAAGGACCTTCTTCAGCTGAATCAGATGA AAACAATGGGACAGACGCTAGTGTGAACAGGGACAGCAGTGACAGCAGTGAAAGCGACTTCGAGGATCAAATTTTGCACGCAGAACGAGGCGAATGTATCTGCCCAAATCCCAAAGCACACAAGAGAAACTGCCCAGCGGGCAATAGGAACCGTGGGAAAAGGCTCTTCCAGACTTTCAAACCTGGAGACAAGGTAGCCATCCACGTTACGAGGTTGTCTGGGAAACACCTTGTCTGTCGCATTGCTCAAGTGACCAACAAGCGATACACACTCCATTCCAAGCGAGGGACCCTATTGAAGCGATTTGGAGGAAGTGAGCTACACAAATTGGGGGAAGACGAAGGCTACGAGATTCCCCTCGACAACTGGCGCCAGAGCGAGGTCGTGTCAACCAGAGCACTGCAGGAAGAAGACATGGTGAGCTGCTCGTGTGCAATCGACACTCCAGACTATCTGTACGTGGAGGACGATGATTCAGAAGAGGACCCAGACACACAACAGGGTGATAACACTATTCAAACATCCATATACTGTCTGTCATCAACTGACATCAACAAGATTGATAGACCCACAGGATGGCTGAATGATATCGTCATCACTGCAAGCCAACACCTTTTGTACCAGCATTTCCCGCACATTGAAGGCCTACAGCCACCTACACTCCAAGCGATTAGAGGATTCAATGTGAACAAAGGAGAATTTGTTCAAATTTTAAACGTGAGCAATATGCACTGGTGTGTTGTGTCTACTGTTGGCTGTAGCCCGGGGCAAGTAAACGTCTACGACACCATGTACCGCAGCGTTCAGAAGTCAACGATTCCAATTATAGCAAGCCTGATGTTATGCACCTTACCCAACCTCACAATCAACATGATGGACGTCGGTCGACAGACAAACGGCTCTGACTGTGGTGTGCTAGCTATCGCCATTGCCTATGACTTGTGTGCTGGGAACGATCCGCTGACCGTGGTGTACGAGCACACATCCACAAGACAACACCTGAAGGAGAGCCTCAAGAAGTGCTGCTTCGATCGCTTCCCAATAAGGAATTCGAGGACCTCAACAGGTGTGATCCACGCTGAGCATGTCTCCCTGTACTGCACATGCAGAATGCCCGAGGAAAGCATCGAAGACGATCCTATGGCAGAATGTGATGTTTGCAAGGGGTGGTATCATCGATCGTGCTTGAGCATTCCCAACGAAGTGTTTCAAGTTGATGGCGTCGAATGGAAGTGCGAGGCATGCACAGAACAATCATAA
- the LOC135331871 gene encoding uncharacterized protein LOC135331871 isoform X2 (The sequence of the model RefSeq protein was modified relative to this genomic sequence to represent the inferred CDS: added 69 bases not found in genome assembly), whose product MSARETALFISPNSASDLRWKDKSAMSSMEDSPLTPTKDSEELEDYSEQDRLQESDSPPTPKRRCLQDSQPDTPLSTVEYPQDLDYIITPMDIRCTNAHEKALCFLDLSQLDEFVERLNEIRQCPEPACRGNLVPTSVKRGIGGAATITYNCDGCRGQELTLDTCKVQEDGRNSEITRALHVAFIISGCTFTTYTKVLRYSLGIQSTYDDRFQDTIRTMHPVVKKMVDEMCTEAKEAMKQMKPEELGSWKRAVTVADGAWMTRGHHSKNFTFSIRNYFTGELLFRIHLSQKGGDNLYKGTSKGAEGYAARKLFQQAKEEGMKLEINRQDDDSSTSKAIRGIYEDVEIMMCRGHEGRSHLNQLKKLMQMKAFTSTMFKSHQNHIADIQNKPCSCSGKKHKKGCGCFTDQFIKNSRNLFSKILSNSESKEEFEKKTRSLYHHAIDEHVWDGGSCDFHALKVCSCGECPDKTNFVCEGQEYHTRDKLTCPFHMMAYRTEIEHRARKSSSLIHPELKAGHTNSMESSHNILIRFRQKHISLEKSHYELSTELGLLQANLTSMRKNKGPHYHWIPVLYQRLGLPLYTGIEDALEKYGKSRDKQLREIKEDKHKKRRIRYKVKRKMDREERIKWSKKLGDAYGCEWRRKRTEKDQAATKLCKCGSSEHRNKSHRDCPLNKRHASRDARSHPKSEKQGPSSAESDENNGTDASVNRDSSDSSESDFEDQILHAERGECICPNPKAHKRNCPAGNRNRGKRLFQTFKPGDKVAIHVTRLSGKHLVCRIAQVTNKRYTLHSKRGTLLKRFGGSELHKLGEDEGYEIPLDNWRQSEVVSTRALQEEDMVSCSCAIDTPDYLYVEDDDSEEDPDTQQGDNTIQTSIYCLSSTDINKIDRPTGWLNDIVITASQHLLYQHFPHIEGLQPPTLQAIRGFNVNKGEFVQILNVSNMHWCVVSTVGCSPGQVNVYDTMYRSVQKSTIPIIASLMLCTLPNLTINMMDVGRQTNGSDCGVLAIAIAYDLCAGNDPLTVVYEHTSTRQHLKESLKKCCFDRFPIRNSRTSTGVIHAEHVSLYCTCRMPEESIEDDPMAECDVCKGWYHRSCLSIPNEVFQVDGVEWKCEACTEQS is encoded by the exons TCTGCGATGTCCAGCATGGAAGACTCGCCTCTCACCCCAACAAAGGACTCAGAG GAACTTGAAGACTACTCTGAACAGGACAGGCTACAAGAGTCCGACTCGCCCCCTACTCCAAAGAGGAGATGTCTACAG GATTCGCAACCAGACACACCCCTCTCCACTGTGGAATACCCTCAAGATTTGGACTACATTATAACACCAATGGACATAAGATGTACTAATGCGCATGAAAAGGCGCTTTGTTTTCTTGATTTGAGCCAGTTGGACGAGTTTGTTGAACGCCTCAATGAGATTCGTCAGTGCCCTGAACCAGCTTGTAGGGGTAACCTTGTTCCCACCTCAGTCAAGAGGGGAATAGGTGGAGCTGCAACAATAACATACAATTGTGACGGATGCCGAGGACAAGAGCTCACACTGGACACGTGCAAGGTACAAGAAGATGGAAGGAACAGTGAGATCACACGAGCACTGCATGTCGCCTTCATCATCAGTGGGTGTACCTTCACAACCTACACCAAGGTCTTACGCTACTCGCTGGGAATTCAGTCCACATACGACGACCGGTTTCAAGACACTATTCGCACTATGCACCCAGTGGTCAAAAAAATGGTGGATGAGATGTGCACAGAAGCCAAAGAGGCCATGAAACAAATGAAACCAGAAGAGCTAGGATCGTGGAAGagagccgtcactgttgcagatGGAGCATGGATGACAAGAGGTCATCATTCGAAGAACTTTACTTTCAGCATTAGAAATTATTTCACAG GTGAATTGCTGTTTCGAATACATCTGTCTCAAAAGGGCGGAGACAATCTGTACAAGGGGACGTCCAAGGGAGCGGAGGGCTATGCAGCCAGGAAACTCTTCCAGCAAGCCAAAGAAGAGGGGATGAAATTGGAAATAAACCGGCAG GATGATGACTCCTCCACCTCAAAGGCCATAAGAGGTATCTACGAGGACGTAGAAATAATGATGTGTCGTGGACACGAGGGAAGGTCTCATCTCAATCAGTTGAAAAAGCTGATGCAAATGAAAGCGTTCACCTCTACAATGTTTAAAAGTCATCAAAATCACATTGCGGACATACAGAACAAGCCCTGCTCCTGTTCTGGAAAAAAGCACAAGAAAGGCTGCGGATGTTTCACTGACCAGTTCATCAAAAACTCCAGAAATTTGTTCTCAAAAATTCTGTCGAACAGCGAGTCCAAAGAGGAATTTGAAAAAAAAACCCGTAGTCTCTACCATCATGCAATTGATGAACACGTGTGGGATGGCGGATCTTGCGATTTTCACGCCCTAAAAGTGTGCAGCTGTGGAGAGTGCCCCGACAAAACAAACTTTGTGTGCGAGGGACAAGAGTACCACACACGGGATAAGCTGACATGTCCTTTCCATATGATGGCCTACAGGACGGAGATTGAGCACAGGGCTCGAAAGTCATCATCGCTGATCCACCCAGAACTAAAAGCAGGGCACACAAACTCGATGGAATCATCACACAACATCCTAATTCGATTTAGGCAGAAGCACATCTCCTTGGAAAAGAGTCACTACGAGCTCTCCACAGAGCTGGGCCTCCTTCAAGCCAACCTTACCTCAATGAGAAAAAACAAAGGACCTCATTACCACTGGATTCCTGTGCTGTACCAAAGGTTGGGGCTGCCCCTCTATACAGGAATTGAGGATGCTCTGGAGAAGTACGGAAAATCCAGAGACAAGCAATTGAGAGAAATCAAAGAGGATAAGCACAAGAAGAGAAGGATACGATATAAGGTTAAGAGAAAGATGGACAGGGAAGAAAGAATAAAGTGGTCAAAGAAACTCGGTGATGCATACGGTTGTGAATGGAGGAGAAAGAGAACAGAGAAGGATCAAGCTGCCACGAAACTCTGCAAGTGTGGCTCCAGCGAACACAGAAACAAATCTCACAGAGACTGCCCACTGAACAAGCGACACGCAAGCAG GGATGCCAGAAGTCATCCTAAATCAGAGAAACAAGGACCTTCTTCAGCTGAATCAGATGA AAACAATGGGACAGACGCTAGTGTGAACAGGGACAGCAGTGACAGCAGTGAAAGCGACTTCGAGGATCAAATTTTGCACGCAGAACGAGGCGAATGTATCTGCCCAAATCCCAAAGCACACAAGAGAAACTGCCCAGCGGGCAATAGGAACCGTGGGAAAAGGCTCTTCCAGACTTTCAAACCTGGAGACAAGGTAGCCATCCACGTTACGAGGTTGTCTGGGAAACACCTTGTCTGTCGCATTGCTCAAGTGACCAACAAGCGATACACACTCCATTCCAAGCGAGGGACCCTATTGAAGCGATTTGGAGGAAGTGAGCTACACAAATTGGGGGAAGACGAAGGCTACGAGATTCCCCTCGACAACTGGCGCCAGAGCGAGGTCGTGTCAACCAGAGCACTGCAGGAAGAAGACATGGTGAGCTGCTCGTGTGCAATCGACACTCCAGACTATCTGTACGTGGAGGACGATGATTCAGAAGAGGACCCAGACACACAACAGGGTGATAACACTATTCAAACATCCATATACTGTCTGTCATCAACTGACATCAACAAGATTGATAGACCCACAGGATGGCTGAATGATATCGTCATCACTGCAAGCCAACACCTTTTGTACCAGCATTTCCCGCACATTGAAGGCCTACAGCCACCTACACTCCAAGCGATTAGAGGATTCAATGTGAACAAAGGAGAATTTGTTCAAATTTTAAACGTGAGCAATATGCACTGGTGTGTTGTGTCTACTGTTGGCTGTAGCCCGGGGCAAGTAAACGTCTACGACACCATGTACCGCAGCGTTCAGAAGTCAACGATTCCAATTATAGCAAGCCTGATGTTATGCACCTTACCCAACCTCACAATCAACATGATGGACGTCGGTCGACAGACAAACGGCTCTGACTGTGGTGTGCTAGCTATCGCCATTGCCTATGACTTGTGTGCTGGGAACGATCCGCTGACCGTGGTGTACGAGCACACATCCACAAGACAACACCTGAAGGAGAGCCTCAAGAAGTGCTGCTTCGATCGCTTCCCAATAAGGAATTCGAGGACCTCAACAGGTGTGATCCACGCTGAGCATGTCTCCCTGTACTGCACATGCAGAATGCCCGAGGAAAGCATCGAAGACGATCCTATGGCAGAATGTGATGTTTGCAAGGGGTGGTATCATCGATCGTGCTTGAGCATTCCCAACGAAGTGTTTCAAGTTGATGGCGTCGAATGGAAGTGCGAGGCATGCACAGAACAATCATAA